In Solenopsis invicta isolate M01_SB chromosome 1, UNIL_Sinv_3.0, whole genome shotgun sequence, one genomic interval encodes:
- the LOC105198706 gene encoding uncharacterized protein LOC105198706 encodes MSLFIFLGVLLHCCAFSVSNEPETLTGNHALGATDMMNAPLTPSPDMTENIRQFQGNYPFLSPGYRPQKCPLCDSSIYPYCGEKLLHDACCCSDSHDLPYQCRLADCRFLHANSCREHRLIANCCCNDDYRAILKTLMQQ; translated from the exons atgtcattatttatttttctcggTGTCCTGTTGCACTGTTGTGCATTTAGTGTATCGA ATGAACCTGAGACACTAACAGGCAATCATGCGTTAGGGGCAACAGATATGATGAACGCGCCACTAACACCTTCGCCAGATATGACAGAGAATATACGACAGTTCCAAGGAAATTATCCTTTCTTATCGCCAGGATACAGACCACAAAA ATGCCCTCTATGTGACAGTTCGATTTATCCTTATTGTGGAGAAAAACTGTTGCACGACGCCTGTTGCTGTTCCGATTCTCATGATTTACCTTATCAATGTAGATTAGCAGACTGTCGATTTCTGCACGCCAACAGTTGCAGGGAGCATCGATTGATCGCTAATTGTTGTTGTAACGATGATTATCGTGCTATTTTGAAAACTCTCATGCAACAATAA